From a region of the Bacillus sp. E(2018) genome:
- a CDS encoding tetratricopeptide repeat protein, giving the protein MIGTRIKELRQEKGMTQQNLADGIATRGYISQIEKGKVHPSYEILTKIAEKLECTVENLLIKPQNNTLMVTEIKRELKKIEQKIEEGKIEKVIKRDQALYNIDLNHLSNEEKGTLNWIKGKILYEKQNMNEAIHSFQTSITFLQSTNEYSRLVRSLDSLGELLIEINNEKEAFEVLNEGYELLTLHYVNDIIRSSLLINLGILHGKMGEYYSAIRILEQVRTTNISMNRHYKNSKILISLGICYRRIGKNDLSEDCYKEALNFLDLYNEESYRGTAYFNLGILNTHRNNPEKAIEYYLLALNCYIQQNDTPKAIQAKLSLSKAYMIQKEWDIAQKYCMQILATSTTITEKATAYIQLGEILYRQEKYKDALSQLKDGLDIVENIQNNPEEINDLYKLIGNCYYKLNDFELAANYFYKTTKE; this is encoded by the coding sequence ATGATTGGTACGCGGATTAAAGAATTGAGACAAGAAAAGGGGATGACTCAACAAAATCTAGCTGATGGAATTGCTACTAGGGGGTATATTAGTCAGATTGAGAAAGGAAAAGTTCATCCTTCTTATGAGATATTAACTAAAATTGCAGAAAAGCTGGAATGTACAGTTGAAAACTTATTAATAAAACCTCAAAATAATACGTTAATGGTTACTGAAATTAAAAGAGAATTAAAAAAGATTGAACAGAAAATTGAAGAGGGTAAGATAGAAAAAGTTATTAAAAGAGATCAAGCTCTATATAATATAGATTTAAATCATCTTTCAAACGAAGAAAAGGGAACATTAAACTGGATTAAAGGCAAAATTTTATATGAAAAACAAAATATGAACGAAGCAATTCATTCTTTTCAAACTAGTATTACTTTTCTTCAATCCACTAACGAATATTCACGTTTGGTAAGATCTTTAGATTCTTTAGGGGAACTATTAATAGAAATAAATAATGAAAAGGAAGCCTTTGAGGTATTGAATGAAGGATATGAACTTCTAACCTTGCACTACGTAAATGATATTATCCGTTCTTCATTATTAATTAATTTGGGAATATTACATGGGAAAATGGGAGAATATTATTCCGCCATTAGAATATTGGAGCAAGTGAGAACCACTAACATTAGTATGAATAGGCATTATAAGAATAGCAAAATTTTAATTTCATTGGGAATTTGCTATAGAAGGATTGGGAAAAACGACCTTTCAGAAGACTGTTACAAAGAAGCATTGAATTTTTTAGATCTTTATAACGAAGAAAGCTACAGAGGAACCGCCTATTTTAACTTAGGTATTCTCAACACGCATCGAAATAACCCTGAAAAAGCAATTGAATACTATTTATTAGCGCTAAATTGTTATATACAACAAAACGACACACCTAAAGCAATTCAAGCAAAACTCTCTCTTTCAAAAGCTTATATGATACAAAAAGAATGGGATATTGCTCAAAAATATTGTATGCAAATTTTAGCGACTTCAACTACAATTACAGAAAAAGCCACTGCTTATATACAACTAGGCGAGATTTTATATCGGCAAGAAAAATATAAAGATGCGTTATCACAACTAAAAGATGGATTAGACATTGTAGAGAACATTCAAAATAATCCAGAGGAAATAAACGATTTATATAAGTTGATAGGGAATTGCTACTATAAATTAAATGATTTTGAACTCGCAGCTAATTATTTTTATAAAACGACAAAAGAATAA
- a CDS encoding tyrosine-type recombinase/integrase — MNNLEILKDRSKSEELTELIHNLENKNFLDEDRNLNLREASERDFIEMFFFARVFVKGKEFSHHTKRAYRADAKTLLDYLAENELSFSDIGYPEVKAYNEYISEKYAAKTAIRKLEFFRRLLDFGYDTKYYSAPLSRWIHKPAVKRGHYLNENNKNRVQLRELNQEDAERLIEFFPRVVRTKYKQKHLQQRNLLLGYLLYTTGLRASEIVNLNKGSFYYRRGELWVDVIGKGGKHREVPVREETEKELLHYLEMWEGNTVIDSGDETPLFYSLYNKEETRQRITYNHLYKIVKEAVRLAGANDKISPHWFRHTFVTTMLENEVPLVDVKEWVGHSDISTTNLYLERVNKGKSYQRLKKVQLFENNR, encoded by the coding sequence ATGAATAATCTGGAAATCCTAAAAGATAGAAGTAAAAGTGAAGAACTAACAGAGTTGATACATAATCTGGAAAACAAGAATTTTCTAGATGAAGATCGAAATTTAAACTTGAGGGAAGCGAGCGAACGGGATTTTATCGAGATGTTCTTTTTTGCACGCGTTTTTGTAAAAGGAAAAGAGTTCTCTCATCATACGAAGAGAGCGTACCGAGCCGATGCAAAAACGCTGCTGGATTATTTAGCAGAAAACGAACTCTCTTTTTCAGACATCGGATATCCAGAAGTTAAAGCTTATAACGAATACATCTCAGAGAAGTACGCTGCCAAGACGGCCATCCGTAAACTAGAGTTCTTTCGCAGACTGCTCGATTTTGGATATGATACCAAGTATTACTCAGCACCGCTATCTCGTTGGATTCATAAACCAGCAGTAAAACGTGGGCACTATTTAAATGAAAACAATAAGAACCGCGTGCAGCTACGTGAACTGAACCAGGAAGATGCGGAAAGATTGATCGAGTTCTTTCCGAGAGTGGTAAGGACCAAATATAAACAGAAACACCTGCAGCAACGAAACCTACTTCTAGGTTACCTTCTATATACCACCGGTCTTCGTGCGAGTGAGATCGTGAACTTGAACAAGGGAAGTTTTTATTATCGTCGGGGCGAACTTTGGGTCGATGTGATCGGTAAAGGTGGAAAACATCGTGAAGTTCCTGTACGTGAAGAAACGGAGAAAGAACTTCTACATTATCTCGAAATGTGGGAAGGAAACACAGTGATAGATTCAGGCGATGAAACACCTCTTTTTTATTCGCTATATAATAAGGAAGAAACTCGTCAGAGAATCACCTATAATCACCTCTATAAGATCGTAAAAGAAGCAGTTCGTTTAGCAGGAGCGAACGATAAAATCAGTCCTCACTGGTTCCGTCATACGTTCGTTACCACGATGCTTGAGAACGAGGTGCCGCTCGTAGACGTTAAAGAGTGGGTAGGTCATTCAGATATTTCAACTACCAATCTCTATCTAGAGCGAGTGAATAAAGGAAAAAGTTATCAGCGCTTGAAGAAAGTACAACTATTCGAAAACAATAGATGA
- a CDS encoding 2'-5' RNA ligase family protein, whose amino-acid sequence MYWIIGLFDKKTEVIIENIWREFKKNSIADPAEEIRDARPHITIGSYYELNKEEYINLFDEFYKDKPSIDISFNTIGSFMNYKTLFLSPTMTRELMNFHSEYHAYFQQFNGKANTYYLPDNWIPHCTLVNKVSDDKLTEAFSYCLKNHQTINGRIEEVAIIELVGENNNFIDAPIIYSKSLMNIK is encoded by the coding sequence ATGTATTGGATAATTGGTTTATTCGACAAGAAAACAGAAGTAATCATCGAAAATATTTGGAGAGAATTCAAGAAAAATTCAATTGCAGATCCGGCAGAAGAAATAAGGGATGCCAGGCCACATATTACAATCGGTAGTTATTACGAATTAAACAAAGAAGAATACATAAATTTGTTTGATGAATTTTACAAAGATAAACCTAGTATTGATATTTCTTTCAATACTATAGGTTCTTTCATGAACTATAAAACTCTGTTTTTATCACCAACAATGACGAGAGAGTTGATGAATTTTCATTCTGAGTATCATGCGTATTTCCAGCAATTTAATGGTAAAGCGAATACATATTACTTACCTGATAACTGGATTCCTCATTGTACGCTTGTTAATAAAGTGTCTGATGATAAGTTAACAGAAGCCTTCAGTTACTGCTTAAAAAATCATCAGACCATTAACGGGAGAATTGAGGAAGTGGCAATTATCGAATTGGTTGGTGAAAATAATAACTTTATTGATGCACCTATTATTTACTCCAAGTCATTAATGAATATTAAATAA
- a CDS encoding SMI1/KNR4 family protein: MEIRYVEDMYKLDPLTKEMITQAETLFDVEFPDEYIKILSTQNGGYLLYDTYSCLLMPSYSSIEIQIDHLFGIGGNVGILDIPHFQEEWNLPKGVVLISGDGHEWVALDYRNSKANPPIVYVDSEEETITTIATSFNEFLTVLMSGTLNKVRREKLTSPLQTEKDF, encoded by the coding sequence TTGGAGATCAGGTATGTTGAAGATATGTATAAACTAGATCCATTAACAAAAGAAATGATTACACAGGCGGAAACTCTGTTCGATGTTGAATTTCCTGATGAGTATATAAAGATTCTATCTACTCAAAACGGTGGCTACCTTTTATATGATACATACTCTTGTTTGTTAATGCCTTCATACTCCTCTATAGAAATTCAGATTGACCATCTTTTTGGCATTGGAGGTAACGTAGGAATATTAGATATACCCCATTTTCAAGAAGAATGGAATCTACCAAAAGGTGTTGTTCTGATCAGTGGTGATGGACATGAATGGGTTGCGCTTGATTACAGAAATAGTAAAGCTAATCCCCCTATCGTATACGTTGATTCAGAAGAAGAAACGATTACTACTATCGCAACTTCTTTTAACGAATTCTTAACAGTTTTGATGAGTGGCACTCTTAATAAAGTTAGAAGAGAGAAATTAACCTCTCCCCTACAAACTGAGAAGGATTTTTAA
- a CDS encoding Type 1 glutamine amidotransferase-like domain-containing protein — protein sequence MKTLYYLGWFNDSFPENLGSVLQADITDRKSLAMISSNPSIYEDNGATERSWLDQAGIIFDEYHLINYHLQKEDAQTIIQNASVIFLLGGNTLKQNGFLMEYELSDSIKKSCGVVIGASAGAINMSAKWLCSKNFGYKVEMSSVYDGIGLDKFSVLSHFDLENNITLVQSELSLLSEEINIYASNKDCAVRVKGDKIDILGNVFLISHSKIQKLDETLCL from the coding sequence ATGAAAACTCTTTATTATTTAGGCTGGTTTAACGATTCTTTTCCAGAGAATCTGGGCAGTGTGTTACAGGCAGATATAACTGATAGAAAATCGCTTGCTATGATTAGCTCAAATCCATCTATTTATGAAGATAATGGTGCTACTGAACGATCGTGGCTTGACCAGGCTGGTATTATATTTGATGAATATCATCTAATTAATTATCACTTACAGAAGGAAGATGCCCAAACAATAATTCAAAATGCTTCAGTCATTTTCTTATTGGGGGGGAACACTCTTAAACAAAATGGTTTTTTGATGGAATATGAATTATCGGATTCGATAAAAAAAAGCTGCGGCGTTGTGATTGGAGCAAGTGCTGGTGCAATCAATATGTCCGCAAAATGGTTATGCTCGAAAAACTTTGGATATAAAGTTGAAATGAGCTCTGTTTACGACGGAATTGGTCTTGACAAATTTTCCGTCCTTTCTCATTTTGATCTCGAAAATAACATTACGTTGGTCCAAAGCGAACTATCTCTCCTATCGGAGGAAATAAACATATATGCTTCGAACAAAGATTGTGCTGTACGTGTAAAGGGAGACAAAATCGACATTTTAGGCAATGTTTTTTTAATTTCCCACTCCAAGATTCAGAAATTGGATGAAACGCTCTGCTTGTAG
- a CDS encoding ParA family protein, with amino-acid sequence MTAKIVTFGISKGGCSKSISSGITSYLLSKNERVLTVDMDGQGNLTSFLTSEYDICNVFEKRTVLEAILDGDARKYIIKISENLDLIPANDFLATLPRMMYENGLGLDALQKALEPVMEDYDWIIIDTPPALSEHTVMPLSTYSKAGSYAVVMFDGSMFAYYAIPKFLEIIEGAKERFNPNLETAGILFSLIDARAKENEIMEESVDEDYPGVRFKTIIKRKAATRRLAITGFDENPELKNALEYYIPFVKELKKRVKQEQPQG; translated from the coding sequence TTGACAGCTAAAATAGTTACTTTTGGTATTAGTAAAGGTGGCTGTTCGAAGTCTATCAGTAGTGGTATCACTTCATACCTTCTCAGTAAAAACGAGAGAGTCCTAACCGTAGATATGGACGGACAAGGAAACTTAACTAGTTTTCTAACAAGTGAGTATGATATCTGTAACGTCTTTGAAAAAAGAACCGTATTGGAAGCGATTCTTGATGGTGATGCAAGAAAGTATATCATTAAGATTTCAGAGAACTTGGATCTCATTCCAGCAAATGATTTCCTAGCCACATTACCACGTATGATGTACGAGAACGGTCTTGGCTTAGATGCACTACAAAAAGCTTTAGAGCCTGTTATGGAAGACTATGATTGGATCATCATTGATACACCGCCAGCTCTATCGGAACATACGGTAATGCCTCTTAGTACATACTCAAAAGCAGGAAGTTATGCAGTCGTCATGTTTGATGGGTCCATGTTTGCGTATTATGCGATTCCTAAGTTCCTTGAGATCATTGAAGGAGCAAAAGAACGGTTTAATCCGAATCTAGAGACTGCAGGTATTCTATTCTCTCTAATCGATGCGCGTGCTAAAGAGAACGAGATTATGGAAGAATCTGTTGATGAAGATTATCCTGGCGTTCGTTTTAAAACGATCATCAAACGAAAAGCAGCCACTCGCCGCTTAGCCATCACTGGGTTTGATGAGAATCCAGAACTTAAGAATGCACTCGAATATTATATCCCATTTGTGAAGGAGCTGAAGAAACGTGTCAAACAAGAGCAGCCTCAAGGATAA
- a CDS encoding helix-turn-helix domain-containing protein has product MNYENIPDRLILNYKLLKAVIYEETKILYEDRPHVLEHWQQDAYQMTDNETRQQAPCEKMRPSFRALYYLYTETLYSGEHITKHMIRDAVDRYKDTIKLLLAGHLMQEFPNIEIKRSVNEEKIEEALDREYIYSSMDIDFHLMRDIVTKKKEYKEGDTGYLGTEIIDNKGQVRGMAELRPNDTGVRELASDQQEIWLELIESTLSSLDEMTADLFDLITYLWMVTPKDSDGYIEFHSSDALRLRNLRKRSSNGRELDYREEDRFNIMKRVAALSSIWVSLGDQKVKVINAEEMQDNELYKFKDFQRMFEIGKIRVAYDKKTGEARGIYAVQVKPTSILTPYLEGPNRSIGLLDLKIFQYSHYTQREQKRLARYLNLQWKIRTMRRSLNQPFKVSTILKVLDISTRYNGVQIRDKFENVLDELQKDDVIKTWHYTEEIDEEMVGKKGWFKNYWSEIKVVILPHDALVKENRKNLISSDHDADEQIIARMQKLTQDNLLVSKVEETPLPWNIHSETASTIDFPPTKIEVEDEPEQQVFDFSAEIKLTPTSIKEMIDSLGMSIRQSASEIGIAHTTLSRYIKRENKRQNKNNEVKMLNWLKEKAAK; this is encoded by the coding sequence ATGAATTACGAGAACATACCTGATCGTTTAATATTGAACTATAAACTATTAAAAGCTGTCATCTATGAAGAAACAAAGATACTCTATGAAGATCGTCCACATGTATTAGAGCATTGGCAGCAAGATGCCTACCAGATGACAGATAATGAGACTCGTCAGCAAGCTCCATGTGAGAAGATGCGACCGAGTTTTCGCGCTCTATACTATCTGTATACAGAAACACTCTATTCCGGTGAACATATCACGAAGCACATGATTCGCGACGCGGTCGATCGTTATAAAGATACGATCAAACTCTTACTCGCAGGTCATCTGATGCAGGAGTTTCCGAACATTGAGATCAAACGCAGTGTGAACGAAGAAAAGATCGAAGAAGCACTCGACCGAGAATATATCTACTCGAGTATGGATATCGACTTCCACCTCATGCGTGACATCGTGACAAAGAAGAAAGAATACAAAGAAGGTGACACGGGTTACTTGGGTACAGAAATCATAGACAACAAGGGTCAGGTTCGTGGTATGGCAGAGTTAAGACCTAATGATACAGGTGTCAGAGAGCTAGCTTCTGACCAACAAGAGATCTGGCTTGAGTTAATCGAATCCACACTTAGCTCATTAGACGAGATGACAGCGGACCTCTTCGACCTTATCACTTACCTTTGGATGGTTACACCTAAAGATAGCGATGGATACATAGAATTTCACAGCAGCGACGCTCTTCGTCTTCGCAATCTTCGTAAACGAAGTTCTAACGGCAGAGAACTGGACTATCGAGAGGAAGATCGCTTTAATATAATGAAGCGTGTTGCTGCTCTCTCTTCGATCTGGGTATCGCTCGGTGATCAAAAAGTCAAAGTGATTAACGCTGAAGAGATGCAAGATAACGAGCTTTATAAGTTTAAAGATTTTCAGAGAATGTTTGAGATCGGCAAGATACGTGTGGCTTACGATAAGAAGACGGGTGAAGCTCGAGGAATTTATGCCGTTCAAGTAAAACCGACTTCGATTCTAACGCCTTATCTTGAAGGACCAAACCGGTCTATCGGTCTACTTGATCTTAAGATTTTTCAATACAGTCACTATACACAACGTGAACAAAAACGATTAGCACGTTACTTGAATCTCCAATGGAAGATTCGTACGATGAGAAGATCCCTAAACCAACCTTTTAAAGTATCAACCATACTAAAAGTGTTAGATATCTCAACGCGGTACAACGGAGTCCAGATTCGAGACAAGTTCGAGAACGTGCTTGATGAGCTACAAAAAGATGATGTGATCAAAACATGGCATTATACAGAAGAGATCGACGAAGAAATGGTCGGTAAAAAGGGCTGGTTCAAAAACTATTGGTCTGAGATTAAAGTAGTCATCCTCCCTCATGATGCACTTGTTAAAGAGAACAGGAAAAACTTGATCTCATCTGATCATGATGCAGATGAACAGATCATCGCTCGTATGCAGAAGCTTACACAAGATAACCTACTGGTTTCAAAGGTAGAGGAAACTCCCCTACCGTGGAATATTCATTCTGAAACGGCTTCAACTATCGATTTTCCACCAACTAAGATTGAAGTTGAAGATGAACCAGAACAACAAGTTTTTGATTTCTCAGCTGAAATCAAATTAACCCCAACATCGATTAAAGAGATGATCGATTCACTGGGTATGAGTATCCGTCAGTCCGCGAGTGAGATCGGTATCGCACACACTACCCTCTCTCGTTACATCAAACGAGAGAACAAACGACAGAATAAAAACAACGAAGTAAAGATGTTAAATTGGCTAAAAGAAAAAGCAGCAAAGTAA
- a CDS encoding geobacillin-26 family protein (This protein is homologous to geobacillin 26, a large bacteriocin (245 amino acids) that was found in the thermophile Geobacillus sp. 15, and that has an unknown mechanism of action.): protein MKKWISSVLTLALTFMMAVPAFAETGAQTSVINGETITTEIIQDDAQYRIVESSDSTGTYTTKFNKSTNEVSVYKEGVLQQSEVITPITPTPTPDPLVTKDSPSYITGPTDSAAYTEKGTDYWFDLYYKVTFYENETVGWKISLSDQAYPYYKETSTNRDDLEGFREAVNTAETKEDTVLALGGASLASLYAGVLSSGITGGLSVIVGALLAVGGSLTAAVAGFEAFDANRDAEYYYYRLK from the coding sequence ATGAAAAAGTGGATTAGTTCGGTATTAACACTTGCTTTAACTTTTATGATGGCTGTACCAGCATTTGCAGAAACGGGCGCGCAAACTTCCGTTATCAATGGAGAAACCATAACTACTGAAATTATTCAGGATGATGCACAATACCGAATTGTAGAGAGTTCTGATAGTACAGGAACCTATACGACAAAGTTTAATAAAAGTACAAATGAGGTATCTGTCTATAAAGAAGGAGTTCTTCAACAATCTGAAGTGATTACACCAATAACACCAACTCCTACTCCTGATCCACTAGTTACGAAAGACTCTCCTTCTTATATAACAGGACCTACTGATTCAGCAGCTTATACTGAAAAAGGTACTGATTACTGGTTTGATCTATATTACAAAGTTACATTCTATGAGAATGAAACAGTGGGCTGGAAAATTTCTTTAAGTGATCAAGCGTACCCATATTATAAAGAAACGTCAACAAACAGAGATGACTTAGAAGGGTTTAGAGAGGCTGTTAACACAGCTGAAACGAAAGAAGATACTGTATTAGCTCTAGGTGGTGCAAGCTTAGCTTCCTTATATGCAGGGGTTTTATCTTCAGGCATCACTGGAGGATTAAGTGTTATCGTTGGAGCACTACTAGCGGTAGGTGGTTCATTGACTGCTGCAGTAGCTGGTTTTGAAGCATTTGATGCGAATAGAGATGCAGAATACTATTATTATAGATTAAAATAA
- a CDS encoding amidase, which yields MSNDVYAAEKRRLQTNKTFATYLWHTNKIVTEKKDVLNFLQRKSVHTLYLQIDPDLQMSKYQEFIKEAHRIGVRVQALDGAPDWIDPNHRGPEQFMNWLANYQAKASNSEKFSGVHLDIEPYTISEWNTDNDLIVNQYQDLLNHIKLFANQINLPLYADIPFWFDVHFYSNKTFGKGRLSEWVIRNTDGISIMAYRNFTEGQNEIVALTASEVRYAKQMSKKVVIAIETNQIDDVPYLSFSHLTQQDMYHTLTKVNDHYYKEKSFDGFAIHHYSSWKQLTD from the coding sequence ATGTCTAACGATGTTTATGCTGCAGAAAAAAGGCGTTTACAAACTAATAAGACTTTCGCTACTTATTTATGGCATACAAACAAGATTGTAACAGAAAAAAAAGATGTATTAAACTTTCTGCAGAGAAAGAGTGTGCATACATTATATTTACAGATTGATCCAGACCTTCAAATGTCTAAGTACCAAGAATTTATTAAAGAGGCTCACAGAATAGGTGTTCGTGTACAAGCCCTCGATGGTGCACCCGATTGGATTGACCCTAATCATAGGGGGCCAGAACAGTTTATGAACTGGCTTGCAAATTATCAAGCGAAAGCCTCCAACTCTGAGAAATTCTCTGGAGTACATCTGGACATTGAACCATACACAATTTCAGAATGGAATACCGATAACGATCTAATCGTTAATCAGTATCAAGACCTTTTAAACCATATTAAATTATTCGCCAATCAAATAAATCTACCCTTATACGCTGATATACCATTTTGGTTTGATGTACATTTCTACTCCAACAAAACGTTTGGTAAAGGTAGGTTAAGCGAATGGGTAATCCGAAACACTGACGGTATTTCTATCATGGCTTATCGTAATTTCACTGAAGGACAAAACGAGATTGTAGCTCTAACCGCCTCTGAAGTCCGATATGCCAAGCAGATGAGTAAAAAAGTCGTTATTGCTATTGAAACGAATCAAATCGATGACGTGCCTTATCTATCCTTTAGCCATTTAACTCAGCAAGACATGTACCATACACTTACAAAAGTGAATGACCATTACTACAAAGAGAAAAGCTTTGATGGCTTTGCCATTCATCATTATAGTTCTTGGAAACAATTAACTGATTAA
- a CDS encoding dihydrofolate reductase family protein, translating to MRKLVLFLHTSLDGFVEGPNGKMDIGWVSYDAELEKHAKEMLSTADTVIWGRGTYQMMHNYWPSVPSNPSASQHERNHAEWIEKTSKIVFSRTLEKVEWNNSRLVKEDVEEEIKNLKQQVGNDMVILGSPRFAHYLMQLDLIDEYKITVSPVLIGSGLSLFQGLKEKINLKLIENKTFDSGAIGLVYQTVR from the coding sequence ATGAGAAAGCTCGTTCTGTTTCTGCATACATCGCTTGACGGATTTGTAGAAGGACCGAACGGTAAAATGGACATTGGCTGGGTTTCCTACGATGCTGAATTGGAGAAACACGCGAAAGAAATGCTGAGTACTGCCGACACTGTTATTTGGGGACGTGGGACTTATCAGATGATGCACAATTACTGGCCATCTGTGCCTTCGAACCCATCAGCATCGCAGCATGAACGCAATCATGCAGAGTGGATCGAGAAGACCTCCAAAATTGTTTTTTCCAGGACGTTGGAGAAGGTCGAATGGAACAACTCAAGACTGGTGAAAGAAGATGTCGAGGAAGAAATCAAGAACCTCAAACAGCAGGTAGGAAATGATATGGTCATTCTCGGCAGTCCTAGGTTCGCACACTACCTAATGCAGCTTGATTTAATAGATGAGTATAAAATTACGGTTTCACCCGTACTGATTGGAAGTGGTTTGTCGTTATTTCAAGGTCTCAAGGAAAAAATCAATCTTAAACTCATTGAAAACAAGACATTTGATTCTGGAGCCATAGGGCTCGTTTACCAGACGGTTAGATGA
- a CDS encoding VOC family protein, whose protein sequence is MNGISFAVSQITIAYNQEDEMVNFYNQLLNADLSPYKVGDFRFYKGKIGEIGLLFCPNEMLGIKAEKNNIQFTVQVSNLEEILSKVSQCGGKQIQGINREESRSSVGILDPDGNSIELLEI, encoded by the coding sequence ATGAATGGAATATCTTTTGCAGTCTCGCAAATTACAATTGCTTATAATCAAGAGGATGAGATGGTTAATTTTTATAATCAACTTTTAAACGCTGATTTGAGTCCTTACAAGGTGGGGGACTTTAGATTTTATAAAGGAAAGATTGGGGAAATTGGTTTATTATTTTGCCCGAATGAAATGCTGGGTATAAAAGCTGAAAAAAATAATATCCAATTTACTGTACAAGTATCAAATTTGGAAGAAATACTTTCTAAAGTTTCTCAGTGTGGTGGTAAACAAATTCAGGGAATTAATAGAGAGGAGAGTCGATCCTCAGTAGGAATTTTAGACCCAGATGGTAATTCCATAGAATTGTTGGAGATATAA
- a CDS encoding LysE family translocator, translated as MYGVINYEAFLLTGILLNLIPGTDTMYIIGRSMSQGRKAGVYSVLGIITGSLVHTLFVAFGLSLLLVKSVFLFNTIKIIGVIYLVYLGIRMILDKSNLSFQAATDSLNIRKIYIQGMLTSLTNPKVSMFFIAFLPQFIDTKAVGPIPFLILGLTFTATGLLWCLFVAYFSSYVTKKLRGNQKIGTILNKLTGLIFIGMGIKLLQTKAPH; from the coding sequence ATGTATGGCGTTATAAATTATGAAGCATTTTTGCTCACAGGAATTCTATTGAATTTAATTCCTGGAACCGACACGATGTACATCATCGGAAGAAGTATGTCACAAGGTAGAAAAGCAGGTGTGTATTCTGTTTTAGGTATTATTACAGGTTCTTTGGTTCACACATTGTTTGTAGCGTTTGGTTTATCATTGCTACTTGTAAAATCTGTTTTTCTGTTTAATACGATTAAAATTATTGGTGTTATATACTTGGTGTATTTAGGCATTCGGATGATACTGGACAAGTCCAATCTATCCTTTCAAGCTGCGACAGATTCTCTTAATATACGAAAGATCTATATACAAGGGATGCTAACGAGTCTTACAAATCCAAAAGTTTCAATGTTTTTCATTGCATTTCTCCCACAATTTATAGACACCAAAGCGGTTGGACCCATTCCTTTTTTGATTTTAGGACTGACTTTTACAGCCACTGGATTACTATGGTGTTTATTTGTTGCGTATTTCTCTTCCTACGTTACGAAAAAACTAAGAGGAAACCAAAAAATCGGAACTATTTTGAACAAACTAACTGGACTTATTTTTATCGGTATGGGGATTAAGCTTTTACAAACAAAAGCCCCTCATTAA
- a CDS encoding tRNA U-34 5-methylaminomethyl-2-thiouridine biosynthesis protein, whose translation MKGLQLAILGAIVGCLLWGLFTNNFETDSLLLLIFGIFIGHSIGKKESSST comes from the coding sequence ATGAAGGGTTTACAATTAGCAATTTTAGGTGCTATTGTTGGTTGCTTGCTTTGGGGATTATTTACAAATAATTTCGAAACAGATTCCCTTCTTTTGCTCATCTTTGGAATTTTTATAGGACATAGTATCGGAAAAAAGGAAAGCTCTTCTACATAG